One Nocardioidaceae bacterium SCSIO 66511 genomic window carries:
- the fabG gene encoding 3-oxoacyl-ACP reductase FabG — MQRFNDRTVIVTGAARGIGAATAKRFASEGAAVAVIDLDESAASETAASLGATKAVGIGADVADEDSANAAVERVVAELGGAHILVNNAGVTRDNLLFKMTASDWDTVLGVHLRGAFLMSRAAQKVFVGQKYGKIVNLSSVSALGNRGQANYSAAKMGVQGFTRTLAIELGPFGINVNAVAPGFIVTDMTDDTARRVGVDPEKFREAAAADTPVRRVGQPDDIATAVSFLASDEADFVTGQTLYVDGGRKL; from the coding sequence ATGCAGCGATTCAACGACCGCACCGTCATCGTCACGGGTGCCGCCCGCGGCATCGGGGCAGCGACCGCGAAGCGGTTCGCGAGCGAGGGCGCAGCGGTGGCCGTGATCGACCTCGACGAGTCGGCCGCCTCGGAGACCGCCGCCTCGCTCGGCGCTACCAAGGCGGTCGGAATCGGCGCGGACGTGGCCGACGAGGACTCCGCGAACGCCGCCGTCGAGCGGGTCGTCGCCGAGCTCGGCGGCGCTCACATCCTGGTCAACAACGCCGGTGTGACGCGTGACAACCTGCTGTTCAAGATGACCGCGTCCGACTGGGACACCGTGCTGGGCGTACACCTGCGGGGCGCATTCCTGATGAGTCGTGCAGCACAAAAGGTCTTCGTCGGGCAGAAGTACGGCAAGATCGTCAACCTGTCCAGCGTCTCGGCGCTCGGCAACCGGGGCCAGGCGAACTACTCCGCCGCCAAGATGGGCGTACAGGGCTTCACCCGTACGCTCGCGATCGAGCTCGGCCCGTTCGGCATCAACGTCAACGCGGTCGCGCCCGGTTTCATCGTCACCGACATGACCGACGACACCGCGCGGCGGGTCGGCGTCGACCCCGAGAAGTTCCGTGAGGCCGCGGCCGCCGACACGCCCGTACGAAGGGTCGGCCAGCCCGACGACATCGCGACTGCGGTGTCGTTCCTCGCCAGTGACGAGGCCGATTTCGTGACCGGTCAGACCCTCTACGTCGACGGCGGACGCAAGCTGTAA
- a CDS encoding C40 family peptidase, producing MHASTSLRRAVALPVTLLLAGGAVVAAPHTADASSAPSSTRTSTPPKIKKAMKVAKRQIGDPYVYGATGPGSFDCSGFTSFAFRKAGIKLPRTSDAQARHARSISRKKLRRGDLVFFHSGGNVYHVGIYWGRNNGHRIILDAPRPGQRVGFTRVWTNSWFPGRVGPKRTVKKIHSVTKRQGKAAAPKPKSISSATS from the coding sequence ATGCACGCGAGTACTTCGCTGCGGCGCGCAGTCGCACTGCCTGTCACGCTGCTCCTCGCCGGAGGCGCCGTCGTCGCCGCACCGCACACCGCGGATGCCTCCTCGGCACCGTCGTCGACCCGTACGTCGACGCCACCCAAGATCAAGAAGGCGATGAAGGTCGCCAAGCGCCAGATCGGTGATCCGTACGTGTACGGCGCCACCGGCCCCGGCTCGTTCGACTGCTCGGGCTTCACCTCGTTCGCGTTCCGCAAGGCGGGCATCAAGCTTCCGCGTACGTCTGACGCGCAGGCACGCCACGCGCGTTCGATCTCCCGCAAGAAGCTCCGCCGCGGAGACCTGGTCTTCTTCCACAGTGGCGGCAACGTCTACCACGTCGGCATCTACTGGGGCCGCAACAACGGCCACCGGATCATCCTCGATGCCCCGCGCCCCGGTCAGCGTGTTGGCTTCACCCGCGTGTGGACCAACTCCTGGTTCCCCGGCCGCGTCGGCCCGAAGCGCACCGTGAAGAAGATCCACTCGGTCACGAAGCGTCAGGGCAAGGCGGCCGCGCCGAAGCCGAAGTCGATCAGCTCGGCGACGTCCTGA
- a CDS encoding DUF3048 domain-containing protein, which yields MTTALTSGRTRLRASIAMFAGLALLLAGCGGDDDSSSPDDTSNERGGGSATAVSPLTGLPAEKTPDKPVMVVKVDNTSSARPQAGLDGADLVVEELVEGGMTRLAAFFYSDHPKEVGPVRSMRDSDVGIVSPTGGKLLASGGAPGTTERLDKAGLDVLTEGDSGFSRDKSRTAPYNLMVDLAAAADKLDDSDAPDAYLPFEEGKLKQGKPVDTFSVTFSGSSTTTWDPTKGGWVRANGPVSPNDDFVANNVLVLEVEVGDAGYLDPGGNPVPETKFVGEGKAQLFSGGKVVKGTWSKDDYDSEIKLESAKGKALSVPAGHTFVELVPSDAGSVQLG from the coding sequence ATGACCACAGCCCTTACTTCCGGTCGTACGCGCCTGCGCGCGTCGATCGCCATGTTCGCCGGGCTCGCCCTGCTCCTCGCAGGATGCGGCGGCGACGACGACTCGTCGAGTCCCGACGACACCTCGAACGAGCGCGGCGGCGGTTCTGCAACGGCCGTCTCGCCGCTCACCGGGCTGCCAGCAGAGAAGACGCCCGATAAGCCGGTGATGGTCGTCAAGGTCGACAACACAAGCTCCGCGCGGCCCCAGGCCGGCCTCGACGGCGCCGACCTCGTCGTGGAGGAGCTCGTCGAGGGCGGTATGACGCGGCTGGCTGCGTTCTTCTACAGCGACCACCCGAAGGAGGTCGGTCCCGTCCGTTCGATGCGCGACAGCGATGTGGGCATCGTCTCTCCGACCGGTGGCAAGCTCCTCGCATCCGGGGGCGCGCCGGGTACGACAGAGCGCCTCGACAAAGCCGGTCTCGACGTCCTCACCGAGGGTGACTCGGGCTTCTCCCGCGACAAGTCGCGTACCGCGCCGTACAACCTGATGGTCGACCTGGCAGCCGCAGCGGACAAGCTCGACGACAGCGACGCACCGGATGCGTACCTCCCCTTCGAAGAAGGCAAGCTCAAGCAAGGCAAGCCCGTCGACACGTTCAGCGTGACGTTCTCGGGCAGCAGTACGACGACCTGGGACCCGACCAAGGGCGGTTGGGTACGCGCGAACGGCCCGGTCTCGCCGAACGACGACTTCGTCGCCAACAATGTGCTGGTGCTCGAAGTCGAGGTCGGAGACGCCGGTTATCTCGATCCGGGCGGCAACCCGGTGCCCGAGACGAAGTTCGTCGGCGAGGGCAAGGCGCAGCTGTTCTCCGGCGGAAAGGTCGTCAAGGGCACCTGGTCGAAGGACGACTACGACTCGGAGATCAAGCTGGAGTCGGCCAAGGGCAAAGCCCTGTCGGTCCCGGCTGGGCACACGTTCGTCGAGCTCGTACCGAGTGACGCCGGATCGGTGCAGCTCGGCTGA
- a CDS encoding alpha/beta hydrolase-fold protein, producing MPAQYSEALRLRYLQYTVRSDRQMVETTIRILEPDDLEKVERPRVLYVLPSCPELSHRSGDGLDQILRDDLHNRHGLVAVAPTFADWPWMTDLPDQQTLRQVLYFLEDVVGFVDGLYPDFPRLLIGYSKGGSAALQLLLRHPELFRAAAAFDSPIMKEQPDQWEMPYFWPNPQHFQAFALPHLLRTRGRLLGDAPRIALFGYGNFGKNAPEWSFDHLSAGHALLDELGLPHHYSNDTRREHRWDSGWLPEAVAALDQMSR from the coding sequence ATGCCTGCGCAGTACTCCGAGGCTTTGCGACTCCGGTATCTCCAGTACACCGTCCGCTCGGACCGGCAGATGGTCGAGACGACGATCCGCATTCTCGAGCCCGACGACCTGGAGAAGGTCGAGCGGCCCCGAGTCCTGTACGTACTGCCTTCGTGCCCGGAGCTGAGCCACCGTTCGGGCGACGGTCTCGATCAGATCCTCCGCGACGACCTACACAACCGACACGGCCTAGTGGCCGTGGCTCCCACGTTCGCGGACTGGCCGTGGATGACCGATCTCCCGGACCAGCAGACGCTTCGGCAAGTGCTGTACTTCCTCGAGGACGTCGTGGGCTTCGTCGACGGGCTGTATCCCGACTTCCCTCGCTTGCTCATCGGCTACAGCAAAGGCGGCTCAGCGGCACTGCAGCTGCTGCTGCGCCATCCCGAGCTGTTCCGAGCCGCGGCCGCCTTCGACTCCCCGATCATGAAGGAACAACCCGACCAGTGGGAGATGCCCTACTTCTGGCCCAACCCGCAACACTTTCAGGCCTTCGCCCTCCCGCATCTGCTCCGGACGCGTGGCCGACTCCTCGGTGACGCACCTCGGATCGCGTTGTTCGGCTACGGGAACTTCGGTAAGAACGCGCCGGAATGGAGTTTCGACCATCTGAGCGCGGGCCACGCACTCCTCGACGAACTCGGTCTACCGCACCACTACAGCAACGACACCCGGCGCGAGCACCGCTGGGACTCCGGTTGGCTGCCCGAGGCGGTCGCCGCACTCGACCAGATGTCGAGGTGA
- a CDS encoding LacI family transcriptional regulator: MSAHRRTPRLPDVARLAEVSPGLVSRILNEDPNLKVRPETRERVLSAIELLQYTPHASARALRSSQTALLGFALHHVNDPIYAEMVEAAQTAAAERKYSIVMLDADALGRSETARALVHGHRVDGLLIQSGYAVESRNLQEVAAAIPTLVFNAGATPGLRTLRLDDTAAAALATRHLIEAGHTDIAFVGARGGSTDRRFQGYLEELTRHGLTQRPAIDADWDADSARQATARHFAAGGRPTGIVAVTATSALGVHAGVVSAGLSIPTDVSIVGIHDTWFAPHLNPALTTVMLPLADVGRRAVELVLDQIREPTEGESVLAEPAPVLVERASVGPPPGDAR; the protein is encoded by the coding sequence GTGTCGGCTCACCGCAGAACCCCTCGGTTGCCCGACGTCGCCAGGCTCGCCGAGGTCTCACCCGGCCTCGTCTCGCGGATTCTGAACGAAGACCCCAACCTCAAGGTCCGACCGGAGACGCGGGAACGCGTTCTGTCGGCGATCGAGCTGCTGCAATACACACCGCATGCCTCGGCCCGCGCACTGCGCAGCTCGCAGACTGCCCTGCTCGGGTTCGCATTGCACCACGTCAACGACCCGATCTACGCGGAGATGGTCGAGGCCGCCCAAACGGCAGCAGCAGAACGGAAGTACTCGATCGTGATGCTCGACGCCGACGCGCTCGGTAGGAGCGAAACGGCTCGTGCGCTGGTGCACGGCCACCGCGTTGACGGTCTGCTGATCCAGAGCGGCTATGCAGTCGAGAGTCGCAACCTGCAGGAGGTCGCGGCGGCGATTCCCACCCTTGTCTTCAACGCCGGCGCCACCCCCGGCCTTCGTACGCTCCGGCTCGACGACACGGCGGCGGCCGCCCTGGCGACGCGCCACCTGATCGAGGCGGGGCATACCGACATCGCGTTCGTCGGTGCACGGGGAGGATCCACCGACCGCCGTTTCCAGGGGTACCTGGAGGAGCTCACGCGCCACGGCCTCACGCAGCGTCCGGCGATCGACGCCGACTGGGACGCCGACAGCGCACGTCAGGCGACCGCCCGCCACTTCGCAGCGGGCGGCCGGCCGACCGGAATCGTCGCTGTCACCGCAACCAGCGCGCTCGGCGTACACGCCGGCGTCGTATCGGCAGGCTTGTCGATCCCGACCGACGTATCGATCGTAGGAATCCACGACACCTGGTTTGCGCCACATCTGAACCCGGCGCTCACCACAGTCATGCTGCCCTTGGCCGATGTCGGGCGCCGTGCAGTAGAGCTCGTCCTGGACCAGATCCGTGAACCGACCGAGGGCGAGAGCGTACTCGCGGAGCCGGCACCCGTACTCGTGGAACGTGCATCCGTCGGGCCTCCCCCGGGCGATGCTCGCTGA
- a CDS encoding DUF6385 domain-containing protein, producing MHTTYTSVLARRIRIDSDYATLPYEAGWASEAVFFTQVEGDHPVLEVSTEVSPDGVNWVRRGDPQTLTADESIVESTLTVFGNWVRLRITGAHEHTPARVLVHLNLKG from the coding sequence GTGCACACCACGTACACGTCCGTCCTCGCTCGCCGGATACGCATCGACTCCGATTACGCCACGCTCCCCTACGAAGCGGGATGGGCCTCCGAGGCGGTGTTCTTCACTCAGGTCGAAGGCGACCATCCCGTGCTGGAGGTCTCGACGGAGGTCTCCCCCGACGGGGTCAACTGGGTACGCCGCGGTGACCCGCAGACGCTCACCGCGGACGAGTCGATCGTCGAGAGCACGCTGACCGTCTTCGGCAACTGGGTGCGGCTGCGAATCACAGGGGCTCATGAACACACACCCGCGCGCGTCCTCGTCCATCTCAACCTCAAGGGCTGA
- a CDS encoding extracellular solute-binding protein: protein MRRRNFLAGVGAAALTGGLVGCSSGFSRGERDGAGTTLRMTMWTSDPNHLSLFKSVADEFIASSSAVSAIEFESLTLDQLDMVLTTGITADQAPDLSWLPVESSLEYIEAGALLDAAPVLTATDGYDYDDLVPKLQEPWRVGDAQYGVPFSTGPLIMYFNKDLYAKAGVRSPQELLADGTWTWESFRETSKQLTDEIGYPGYVLNDFDFRNWTRLLPLLNAYDATPWSDDAARCTADSPQMRQAFEVFNGMVFEDGSSPVPGQQVDFWGGQAGATSAFLGSSTLLEDAGFEWDIVPTPGGPAGQAVGQSAIVALSAGKNHQAALEFLAFLTNAENAARISSFFPPARKSLLNAEVLAKSSGVLTEQQLGTVVGSISGDAQIFPVAPNGASVANALNSALDEFVYAPDVDLDEALPKVCNAVEPVLSA, encoded by the coding sequence ATGCGACGACGCAACTTCCTCGCCGGCGTCGGCGCCGCCGCGCTGACGGGAGGTCTCGTGGGGTGCTCGTCGGGGTTCTCCCGAGGTGAGCGAGACGGTGCCGGCACCACACTTCGAATGACGATGTGGACATCGGATCCGAACCATCTCTCGTTGTTCAAGAGCGTCGCCGACGAGTTCATCGCGAGCAGCAGTGCCGTGTCGGCCATCGAGTTCGAGAGCCTCACGCTCGATCAGCTCGACATGGTCCTCACCACCGGCATCACCGCAGACCAAGCGCCCGACTTGTCGTGGCTTCCGGTGGAGTCCAGCCTCGAGTACATCGAAGCGGGTGCGCTACTGGACGCCGCGCCCGTACTCACCGCCACCGACGGCTATGACTACGACGATCTCGTACCCAAGCTCCAGGAGCCGTGGCGCGTGGGAGATGCGCAGTACGGCGTTCCTTTCTCGACCGGGCCGCTCATCATGTACTTCAACAAGGACCTCTACGCCAAGGCGGGTGTGCGCTCGCCGCAGGAGCTCCTCGCCGACGGTACGTGGACCTGGGAGTCCTTCCGGGAGACGTCGAAGCAACTCACCGACGAGATCGGCTACCCGGGCTACGTCCTCAACGATTTCGACTTCCGGAACTGGACGCGACTCCTGCCGCTGTTGAACGCATACGATGCGACTCCGTGGAGCGATGACGCCGCCCGATGCACCGCCGACAGCCCGCAGATGCGACAGGCATTCGAGGTGTTCAACGGAATGGTCTTCGAGGACGGCTCCTCGCCGGTTCCCGGTCAACAGGTGGACTTCTGGGGCGGCCAGGCGGGTGCCACCTCGGCATTCCTGGGTTCCAGCACGCTCCTCGAGGACGCCGGGTTCGAATGGGACATCGTCCCTACCCCCGGTGGTCCGGCCGGGCAGGCGGTCGGCCAGTCGGCGATCGTTGCTCTCAGCGCAGGGAAGAATCATCAGGCTGCGTTGGAGTTCCTCGCCTTCCTGACCAACGCCGAGAACGCCGCACGGATCTCCAGCTTCTTCCCGCCAGCGCGCAAGAGCCTGCTGAACGCGGAGGTTCTTGCGAAGTCCTCCGGCGTTCTCACTGAGCAGCAGCTGGGTACGGTCGTCGGCTCGATCTCCGGAGACGCACAGATCTTCCCGGTCGCACCCAACGGTGCGAGTGTCGCCAACGCGCTCAACTCCGCCCTGGACGAGTTCGTGTACGCGCCGGACGTCGATCTCGACGAAGCGCTGCCCAAGGTCTGCAACGCGGTAGAGCCGGTGTTGTCGGCATGA
- a CDS encoding sugar ABC transporter permease has product MSARTRVSRSPQGSSERDRGRNGFGYALLAPQLIGFTAVGVVAIVWVVWLSLHHVNMLSGEQEFVGLDNYARMFSDPSLLTVLPNTFIFACVLSIAGTVAALFLALLLNQSLRGIRFFRSVIFIPALVTMVAWALVWNFIVQPEGLLDAALGTVGVDGPSWLRGGWLTLVVFAVIQLTKNIGINMMILLGALQAVPQELIEAARIDGASSWRIARSIVIPQISPAILMVFMLMTVGSFKVFEIVLLLTEGGPGVQSSVLSYEIYKQGFLLNDVGYASALAVLLFVLILLLTAAIWQARRRVVFHEDD; this is encoded by the coding sequence ATGAGCGCGCGTACCAGAGTCTCTCGCTCACCCCAGGGGTCCTCGGAACGAGACCGTGGGCGTAACGGGTTCGGCTATGCGCTTCTTGCTCCGCAGCTGATCGGCTTCACGGCGGTCGGTGTGGTGGCGATCGTCTGGGTCGTTTGGTTGAGCCTGCATCACGTCAACATGCTGTCGGGTGAGCAGGAGTTCGTCGGGCTTGACAACTATGCCCGGATGTTCAGTGATCCGAGCCTGCTCACCGTCCTGCCCAACACCTTCATCTTCGCTTGCGTGCTCAGCATCGCCGGAACCGTCGCCGCACTTTTCCTGGCCCTGCTGCTCAACCAGTCGCTGCGGGGTATCCGGTTCTTCCGCTCGGTCATCTTCATACCGGCGCTGGTCACGATGGTGGCGTGGGCACTTGTCTGGAACTTCATCGTTCAGCCGGAGGGCCTGCTCGACGCCGCCCTCGGCACCGTCGGGGTTGACGGCCCGTCCTGGCTGCGCGGTGGGTGGTTGACGTTGGTCGTGTTCGCGGTCATCCAACTGACGAAGAACATCGGGATCAACATGATGATCCTGCTGGGCGCGTTGCAGGCAGTTCCGCAGGAGCTCATCGAGGCCGCCCGCATCGACGGTGCGAGCTCGTGGCGTATTGCGCGCAGCATTGTGATCCCGCAGATCTCGCCCGCGATCCTCATGGTCTTCATGCTGATGACCGTCGGCTCGTTCAAGGTCTTCGAGATCGTTCTGCTGCTCACCGAGGGCGGACCGGGGGTTCAGAGCTCGGTCCTGTCGTACGAGATCTACAAACAGGGATTCCTACTGAACGACGTGGGCTACGCGAGCGCACTCGCCGTTCTGCTGTTCGTTCTGATCCTGTTGCTGACTGCCGCGATCTGGCAGGCAAGGAGGCGGGTGGTCTTCCATGAGGACGACTGA
- a CDS encoding carbohydrate ABC transporter permease, with translation MRTTEQRRLVGRGLNYLTLVVVSLVALAPVLWMVSGSLKSSNEILRYPPTLIPEDVRWDNYAKVFDLQPFTEQFLNSVVIMALVTVLTIVLSVPAGYALARVKPIASGAIFLVLLSALFIPPEATILPLFQYAAKLGWVDTHYPLVVFTAVLVTAPIATFVMRQTFLTLPAELEEAATVDGSSRLRTMLQIYLPLARPSLASVVVLSCWYSWNQFLEPLIYVRTPEKLTVPVALTHYEDPIAGPLWGVQMAATTLSVIPVLLVFFLAQRHVVSGLTAGGLKS, from the coding sequence ATGAGGACGACTGAGCAGAGGCGTCTCGTCGGGCGCGGGCTGAACTACCTGACACTGGTCGTGGTCTCGCTGGTCGCTCTGGCGCCGGTCTTGTGGATGGTCAGCGGCTCGCTCAAGTCGTCGAACGAAATCCTGCGCTACCCACCGACGCTGATCCCCGAGGATGTGCGATGGGACAACTACGCCAAGGTCTTCGACCTGCAGCCGTTCACAGAGCAGTTCCTCAACTCCGTGGTCATCATGGCGCTCGTCACGGTTCTCACGATCGTGCTGTCCGTCCCCGCCGGATACGCCTTGGCGCGGGTCAAGCCGATCGCGTCCGGCGCGATCTTCCTGGTGCTCCTCAGCGCCCTGTTCATCCCGCCCGAGGCGACGATCCTTCCGCTGTTCCAGTACGCCGCGAAGCTCGGCTGGGTCGATACCCACTATCCGCTCGTGGTCTTCACCGCCGTACTCGTCACTGCGCCGATCGCGACGTTCGTGATGCGTCAGACCTTCCTGACGCTGCCCGCCGAGCTCGAGGAGGCAGCCACCGTTGACGGCTCCAGTCGCCTCCGGACGATGCTGCAGATCTACCTGCCGCTCGCGCGCCCGTCCCTGGCCTCCGTCGTGGTGCTCTCCTGCTGGTACAGCTGGAACCAGTTCCTGGAACCACTCATCTACGTGCGGACGCCGGAGAAGCTGACGGTGCCGGTTGCGCTGACCCATTACGAGGATCCGATCGCGGGTCCCCTGTGGGGCGTGCAGATGGCAGCCACCACGTTGTCGGTCATACCGGTCCTGCTGGTGTTCTTCCTCGCGCAGCGGCATGTGGTCTCAGGCTTGACCGCCGGTGGGCTGAAGTCGTGA
- a CDS encoding mannitol dehydrogenase family protein: MKLKTSNLSGLAQRLPVPAYDRARVRTGIVHLGVGGFHRSHQARYLDALFGKQLGHDFGITGVGLLPQDRAMRDALDDQDRLYTLVEKEPDGSLRPRVIGSIIRYLYAPDDLERVLNELIDPSTRIVTLTITEGGYHVNQATGEFDPSDETIRRDLVRGSRPQTAFGLLTEALDRRREAGIAPFVVASCDNVPQNGALARRMLSAFARRKDSQLGDWIDREVPFPNSMVDRITPVTTDEDRTRLSQEFGVDDSWPVCCEPFSQWVVEDRFPTGRPPLEEVGVQFVDDVEPYERMKLRLLNSGHQAICYLGYLAGYRYADETCRDPLFVRFLEAYLDGEATSTLAPVAGVDLGEYKAQIVERFANPAISDSLARLCADTSDRIPAFLLPVVHDRLRDGQDVRHSALIVASWARYAQGVDESGAPISVVDRRRDELMARAARHSEDPLAFLGDRSLFGDLGEDPRFTRPYLDALESLREVGARETVERWVADPDPS, translated from the coding sequence ATGAAGCTCAAGACGTCGAACCTATCCGGCCTTGCGCAGCGACTGCCCGTACCCGCGTACGACCGGGCTCGGGTACGGACCGGGATCGTGCACCTTGGTGTCGGCGGCTTTCACCGGTCACATCAGGCCCGCTACCTCGACGCGTTGTTCGGCAAGCAGCTGGGTCACGACTTCGGCATCACCGGTGTCGGACTGCTCCCGCAGGACCGTGCGATGCGCGACGCCCTCGACGATCAGGATCGGCTCTACACCCTCGTGGAGAAGGAGCCGGATGGCTCTCTGCGGCCTCGAGTCATCGGTTCGATCATTCGGTACCTGTACGCCCCGGACGACCTCGAGCGGGTTCTGAACGAGCTGATCGATCCGTCGACCCGCATCGTCACGCTGACGATCACAGAGGGCGGCTATCACGTGAACCAGGCGACGGGCGAGTTCGACCCGTCTGACGAGACCATCCGACGCGACCTCGTACGTGGAAGCCGACCCCAGACCGCGTTCGGGCTACTCACCGAGGCGCTGGACCGGCGCCGCGAGGCGGGCATCGCCCCCTTCGTCGTCGCTTCGTGCGACAACGTCCCGCAAAACGGAGCGCTGGCCCGTCGGATGCTCAGCGCATTCGCGCGCCGCAAGGATTCGCAACTCGGCGACTGGATCGATCGGGAAGTGCCGTTTCCCAACTCGATGGTCGACCGGATCACGCCTGTGACGACTGATGAGGACCGTACTCGCCTGAGCCAGGAGTTCGGCGTTGACGACTCATGGCCGGTTTGTTGTGAGCCGTTCAGTCAGTGGGTCGTCGAGGATCGGTTTCCGACCGGGCGGCCGCCCCTTGAGGAGGTCGGCGTTCAGTTCGTCGACGACGTCGAGCCGTACGAACGGATGAAGCTGCGGCTGCTCAACTCCGGTCACCAGGCGATCTGCTATCTCGGCTACCTCGCCGGATACCGCTATGCCGATGAGACCTGTAGGGATCCACTCTTCGTACGGTTCCTCGAGGCGTACCTCGACGGTGAGGCGACCTCGACGCTCGCTCCGGTAGCGGGCGTCGACCTCGGGGAGTACAAGGCTCAGATCGTCGAGCGATTCGCCAACCCGGCCATCAGTGACAGCCTGGCACGACTGTGCGCCGACACCTCCGATCGAATCCCCGCGTTCCTCCTGCCCGTCGTCCACGATCGACTCCGAGACGGACAAGACGTACGACACTCTGCGCTGATCGTCGCGAGCTGGGCGCGCTACGCACAAGGGGTCGACGAGAGCGGCGCGCCGATCTCGGTGGTCGACCGGCGGCGTGACGAGCTCATGGCCCGAGCAGCCCGGCACTCCGAAGACCCACTCGCGTTCCTCGGCGACCGCAGCCTCTTCGGCGACCTCGGTGAAGACCCGAGGTTCACTCGGCCCTATCTCGATGCGCTGGAGTCGCTGCGTGAGGTCGGTGCCCGGGAGACTGTGGAGCGCTGGGTTGCGGACCCCGATCCCTCGTAG
- a CDS encoding NAD-dependent malic enzyme: MTAPPSISYSITIRLEVPAGGSAVGQLTGAVEQAGGMITALDVTGSGTDRLRIDVTCAASDTDHAQEIVQSLERLPDVEVHKVSDRTFLMHLGGTIQMDGKHPIRNRDDLSMVYTPGVARVCEAIAAKPEDARRLTVKRNSVAVVTDGSAVLGLGNIGPAAALPVMEGKAALFKRFGSIDAWPLCLDTQDTDEIVRTVAAISPGFAGINLEDISAPRCFEIERRLREQLDIPVFHDDQHGTAIVVLASLRNALRVVGKSLESVRAVMVGAGAAGSAILRLLLDAGLHDVTVVDVDGVIHRGRQGLDDSLQWIADNTNPEGRTGTLQDVLAGADVFVGVSAPNLLDGDDVASMADDAIVFALANPTPEVDPAVARQHATVVATGRSDYPNQINNVLAFPGVFRGLLDAHCRAIYPSALLAAAEAIAGSVRDDELNPNYVIPSVFHAEVHQRVATAVRDACERVEGSADQDAESSDPAS; this comes from the coding sequence GTGACAGCGCCACCAAGCATCTCGTACTCGATCACCATTCGTCTCGAAGTGCCCGCCGGGGGATCGGCGGTCGGTCAGCTGACCGGTGCCGTCGAGCAGGCCGGAGGCATGATCACGGCGCTCGACGTCACGGGCTCCGGCACCGACCGGCTGCGCATCGACGTCACCTGTGCCGCGTCCGACACCGATCACGCGCAGGAGATCGTGCAGTCGCTCGAGCGGCTGCCGGACGTCGAGGTGCACAAGGTCTCCGACCGGACGTTCCTGATGCACCTCGGCGGCACCATCCAGATGGACGGTAAGCACCCCATCCGCAACCGCGACGACCTGTCGATGGTCTACACACCCGGCGTCGCACGAGTCTGCGAGGCGATCGCTGCGAAGCCGGAGGACGCCCGCCGGTTGACCGTCAAGCGCAACTCGGTCGCGGTTGTCACCGACGGTTCTGCCGTGCTCGGACTCGGCAACATCGGGCCGGCCGCAGCCCTGCCGGTCATGGAGGGCAAGGCCGCACTCTTCAAGCGGTTCGGCTCGATCGACGCGTGGCCGCTGTGTCTGGACACCCAGGACACCGACGAGATCGTACGTACGGTCGCGGCGATCTCACCGGGTTTCGCCGGGATCAACCTCGAAGACATCTCTGCGCCGCGCTGTTTCGAGATCGAGCGCCGGCTGCGCGAGCAGCTCGACATACCGGTGTTCCACGACGACCAGCACGGCACCGCGATCGTCGTACTCGCCTCGCTGCGCAACGCGCTGCGCGTCGTCGGCAAGTCCCTGGAGTCCGTACGCGCGGTCATGGTGGGCGCCGGCGCCGCGGGGAGCGCGATCCTGCGGCTGCTGCTCGACGCCGGCCTCCACGATGTCACCGTCGTGGATGTCGACGGCGTCATCCATCGCGGTCGCCAGGGTCTCGACGACTCCCTGCAGTGGATCGCGGATAACACCAACCCCGAGGGACGCACCGGCACCCTGCAGGACGTGCTCGCAGGAGCCGACGTGTTCGTCGGGGTGAGCGCACCGAATCTGCTCGACGGTGACGATGTGGCCTCGATGGCCGACGACGCGATCGTGTTCGCGCTCGCGAACCCGACGCCGGAGGTCGACCCCGCAGTCGCCCGGCAGCATGCGACCGTCGTCGCCACCGGGCGTTCGGACTACCCGAACCAGATCAACAACGTGCTCGCCTTCCCGGGAGTGTTTCGAGGCTTGCTCGACGCGCACTGCCGGGCGATCTACCCGTCGGCACTACTCGCCGCGGCCGAGGCGATCGCGGGCAGCGTGCGCGACGACGAGCTGAACCCGAACTACGTCATTCCGAGCGTGTTCCACGCCGAGGTCCATCAGCGCGTTGCGACGGCCGTACGCGATGCCTGTGAACGCGTTGAGGGCTCGGCCGATCAGGACGCGGAGTCGTCGGATCCGGCCAGCTGA